Within Candidatus Poribacteria bacterium, the genomic segment GCCTTTATTAGTGTAAACGATACGCTTATTGTAATTGATATTAGCATCATCAGGTCGTAGTTGTATAGTGATGTTATAGTCTTCTATAGCGTTATCAAATTTGCCTTTTTCAGTGTAAGCAACGCCGCGATTATTATAGGCATTTGCATTACAGGGTTTGTGGTCAATAGCATCGGAGTACGCCTTAATTGCCATATCCAATTGTCCGAGCATCATTAGGATGTTTCCGTGTTGAAACGCCAATTCCGAATGTAGTTCTTTTTCAGAAATCTTGGATGACGGATCTGCTTGAATCTGCATCCTTTCAACGACTTTTCGGATACCCTCCCTCACATTTTGCCAGCCCTCACTTTTATCTTCCCACTCGGTAATGGGGATGCCTCTGTCAGGGAAGGCTTGGAAATCATTCAGTTGATGCTTTAACCAATCGCAATGCTCAAGGATAATTGGAATAACCTGCATTTCTTGCTTTATTGCTTCTGCTAATTCCTTATTGCAGTTTTTAGAGGCAAGGCTTGCAGCAGAAACGAGATAGAGAAGCAGGTCCGAATCAGCAACCTTTTTGAGAATGTCTTCCTGAAGTGCTTTGTCACCCGGTGTGAACTGACCGTCATCCCAAGTCACTAACTGGTCTTGTTGTTCCATTACGGCAAGGCGTTTTCGTAATTCGTCCTTTGCTTCCATATCCTCGTGTGAATAGGTAATGAATCCCTTTAACGGCTTACTCATTTGTGTTTCTCCACAATCCCAATTTCCTTGAGGGTGAAACCTTTAATTTAATCTATTGCTTGAGGATAATGATAACACATCTGGTAAACAGATGTCAACCGAGGCATCGGAACGCCTTTTCCTACCGTCCAGTTGAAATAAAACAGTAAACTCGCTACAATACCAAAAGGTTCAATCTATCAATTTGCCTCGGAGAAAAAACAATGTCCCATTATCAATTCTTAATTTGGATGTGTATCCTTCTTATTACTATAGGGAATTCAACCATCGCAAGCGAGGAGGCGATGTCCCTGTTTGCACAAGGGATCACGGAATTAAACGCGGGAGAACTGGATGCTGCGCTTGAGACCTTCAAGCAGGTTACGACACTCGCGCCTGATTTCGCTGATGCACACTATCACCTCGGATTGGTTTACTACCAGAAGGCAGAATTCCGCAAAGCCATTGAAGCGTTTACCCGAACTTTAGAACTTCTGCCGCGCGACATAGATGCTCTCATCAAATTAGGATTGGCTTCCCACAAAACAGGCGATATCGATGTCGCCGATACCCGTGCGAAGCGTGCCTTCTATGAACAAGCAGTCGCAGCATATCAAACCGCTCTTGAAATTCGACCGCATAACGTAGAGGCACTCAACAATTTAGGACTGGCATATCAAGAATTAGGTCGGTTTGATGAGGCAATTGCGGTGTATGAGGAGGGATTGGCACTCAGTCCAGACCAACCCCAGCTCTATGCCAATCTCGCAACTGCGCGCGACTTACAGTCTGGCATTTATTCGCTCGCTGCGCATCGACACTATCAGGTAGGTGTACGTGCCAAGCGTGCAGGACGAATGGAGGCGGCAATAGCAGCTTGGAAGCAAGCTGTCGCCGAAAGCCCAAAGTATTTGAAAGCGTCCCTTCAGTTGGCTGATTTCTACTTTGAGAGCGGTGCATACGAGCAGGCAATCCAGACGTATCTTTCGGCAATTACGTTGGTATCCGAAAATCAGATTTCTCAGCCTGCGGGTACAGCGAACATTTTCTATAACCTCGGGAACAGTTATTTACGCGCACAGCAGTTGGAAGCAGCGATCTCTGCCTACCAACAAGCCGTAGATATGAATCCTGAGATGGTAAGTGCTTGGGCAAATATGGGGACTGCTTTACTTGAAATGGAATGGTTGGACGCTGCTATCGTGGCGTGTCAGTCGGCACTCCAGGCGCATACCACAGCTCTTTCCTTGGGCAAAGTTTCGGGTGTGTCAGCACCTGAATTAAGGCGTATTGAATTCATCCGCAAGACCGCTCAAGATATAAAAACCGGGGAATACACGATGCAGGCGTATCGCCTATGGAGACAGGGACTTTCTGCGGGAAACCGCGGAGATGCCCAGACGGCTCTTAAGTTATGGGAACAGGCAGTCACCCTGAGTCCTCGCTACGCAACGGCACACGAAAATTTAGCGTGGGGGTATTTCAATCTAAAACAGTTTGACGCTGCGATCCAAGCGGGGAAGACTGTTCAAACCCTTCGTCCGAGTCCACAGGTCGCGCAGTTAATCACATTTGCCAGCGAACTTAAAGCAGGAAAGTATCCATTGGCGGCTTATCAGCTCTGGGAACAGGGACGGCGCGCCGGGGCGGCAGGGAATCTGGAGGCAGCGGTTACGCTGCTCTTGCGAGCCATCGAAGCCGGTCCCGAATTTGCCGCGGCATACAATACATTGGCATGGCTCTATGCTGATAAATTGGGAACGAACTTAGCAGAAGCAGAAAAGTTAGCCAGGCGCGCCCTTGAACTCGACCCCGATGCAACGCATATTAATGATACACTCGGCTGGATACTGTATAAGCAGGGACGCTACGCTGAAGCCCTTACCGTCTTTAAGGAAGCACTCACTCACGCACCCAATAACGCTGAATACCTATATCACGGCAGTTTGGCTGCGGTGAAAAATGGGCAAACTTCTCAAGCATTGGAATATCTAACCCGAGCCATTGCCCTTGATGAACGTATTAGACAGAGAGTCGAAACCCAAAGCGAATTCGATGCCATCCGTTTTACACCAGCATTCCGCGCAATCGTCCGGTAGCGATAATACTCCAACGTGAATGCCGCACCTATTTCTCTTCACGCTCACTCTCTTTCCCTGTACTCCCGTTATTCTGCCAATCCTGTGCTTTTTCCTTGAGTTTCTCAATGTCCTCAGGATTTTTAATATCGACGATGTGTGGCGTTATGATGATGACAATTTCCGTATCTTCAATAGCCGTTTCTGTGTTTTTGAAGAGTCTACCGATTAAGGGGATGTCGCCTAAGATGGGGAGTTTGTTTTCGACCTCTTTCTGCTTCTTTCGGATGATACCCCCAACGACAAGCTGTTGACCGTCTTTAACATCGATATAGACGCTTATGGCGTTGTCATCGGTGATTGGTGCATTGAACTCGGTAAACTCAATGAAATTGCTGGCACTGATGTTTTCGATATCCAAACCGATTGTCCGTTTGCCACCTTCGGTGGCTTGCGATTTGGCGATGTAAGGTGTCAGTGAAATGTTAATACCCACCGGTGGATCGATGAAGTCGTAGTTAAAAAGCGGTTGTGAAACAGTCTCCCCCAAAATGCTGGTCGTATCGACGCTCTGAAGATATGGAATCCGGCGACCGCTACTCCACGTAGCGTTCCAAGAGTCTCGCGTGAGCAGTGAAGGTGTTGAAAGCGTTTGGACCTTGTTCTCACGTATCAGCGTGTGGAGCAGCGACATATATTCCTTCGTGGCTAAGCCGAGGTTGAACCCGGAAATTTCTTGTGTTAGTCCGAGTTGGCTCTCAAACTCGCCAATGAGTGGGTTGCCGGGGTTTGGGGTGATCCCGAAGATTCTGTTTTCTTGTGCCGTGAGTTCGATACCCAACTTGGTCGTCTCATCAAGTGTAACTTCCAGAATTTGGATGTCTATCCAGACCTGTCCGCGCACGAAATCTAATTTGTTAATGAGTGCCCTGACAGCGGCGAGGTATCGCTGCCGCGTTGTGACGATCAAGGAATTGGTATCCGGGTCAGCAAAGACTGTAACTTTTCCGCGTAGAGAGTTAATATCTTGTTGTTCTTGCCTGCCACCAGAAGCGAAGAAACGACTGAAGCTAAAACCGTCGCCGCCTTCCTCCCCCTCCCAGACCTGTTGAAGGACTTGCTGAAGCTGCTCAGCGTTGCCATACTCAAGTCGGATTGCCTCAGTAATTTCCTTTTGCCCCTCTGGTGTCTGGACATCCATGGAGTTAATAAACTCTGTGATGAGGTCAAAGTTGCGTTGCGTGGCGGTTGAGACAATAACGGCATTCAGCGTCGGATACGCTTCAGCAGTGACGTTACCCGCCAATGAACCTTGCGTCTGGTTGCGTTGGCGTTCAGCGAGGAAGAAGAAGAAGTTGCCGGTGTTTCCTGAGCTGCCTTGATACACATTATTGATGATGGCTGCAACGTTTTCCGCGTCGGCGTATTTGAGTTTATACATACGGGTGCCCCATTCCTGGTCCGGCATATTGACATCCAATTTTTTGATGAGTCCGTCAATCGTCTCGAAGTTCTGGGCACTCGTAGAGATAAGAATCGCATTGAGCCGTAAATCGGCAACGATGTGTACCTCGCCTTGCACGCCAAATCCGGTGCTCCCTTCGCTGAGTTCTCCTCGTCGCGCACGACGTTCCCGTTCCCACCAGGGGAGATTTCTATCAGAACCGGCACTGCCGCCTTCAAACAGGTCCTGTAGGCTTTGGACGAGGGTTTCGGCATCTGCGAACTGAAGGAAATAGAGCCTAATTTCTTCTTGCGTCTGTTCTTGATCGAGTTCGGCGATAACTTTTTCAATGATTGAAAAGTTCCGTGGATCAGAGGAGATAACAATGATGTTGAGTCGGTCGTTGTGGGAGACGTTGACGTTACCAACGATGCCTTGGGATTGATCGACGCCTCGTTCGCGTTGAAACTCTCTGAGTTTCGCGCGGTCCCAAGCGTCCATTCTACCTCGGTTTTGGTTACTCTCACCCGTGAGTACTTCTTGAAGGGTTTCGGCGACATCCTCAGCGGCTGCGTAATTGAGGCGGAAGGTACGTATCTGCGTTTGCAAACTCGGAGCGACATCCAGTTCCTTGACGATCTCTTGGAGGAAAACAAGATTTGCTTCAGAGGCTTTGAGGACGAGCGAATTAGAACTGGTTTCCGCAACAATCTTGATTGCGCCATCAAGCACTTCATAGCCGACCCCTTCGGCTTTCATTTCTGCTGCTGCGGTTTTTGCCTCTTCCGCGCTCATTCCCGGACCGCTGCCTCTTTGCTGTCGGTCCTCATCGCGCTCACCTTCTTGAAAGATGCTGGTGAGGGTCTGCGCTAAGGGACCGGCTTCAGCGTAAGCGAGCGGAATTATGAGAATCTTTAACGGAAAACGTTCCCCTTCGTCTGCGATTTGAAGGATAGCGACAATTCGGCGGATATTAGAAGCGACATCAGTGATGACGAGTGTGTTTGTTGCGGTATCTGCAAAGATGTTTGCTTGTTTGTTCAGAAGTGGTTTCAGGCGTTCTACCTGTTCCGAAGCGACGACTGTATTTAGTTGGATAATGTAGGTTTGAATTTCGTCGGTCATATCAACGAGATCAGGGTCTGGTGTAATATTGTTGACAGTTCCCTTTGTTACGATGGCGCGAGCGAAGGTTGTAACCAAGAGTGTATTATCAGTTTGGATAAGTGTGAGATCGTATTGGGTCAGAACAGTTTTAATTTTTTCGATGACCTCTTCGATGGTTACGTTTCTTAGGTTAATGATCGAGAATCTTTTATCTCGAATATCTTCTTCGCTGGCGATAATCGTGAGGTCAGTCTCTCGTGAGAGCCATTCAAATAAGCCTCTCAGTTCTTGGCCCGTAAAGTTAAAGTCAAAACGGATTGCCCGTCCTGCTTCATCTGTTTGGACGACGCGCATTGTTGGCTCCTGTTCTTGGGCATGCAACTCGGCGAGCCCCAGGATAAGCACGCCTAAACAGAGAAGTGAAGTCAATAAAAATTTTCGTACTTGCATAAATTCGATCCTTCATTAAAATATTCGAGCGATAAGGAATATATCTACATTCAAGTTCGCGCCAGCAGCCTCCAGATTCCTGCCTCGCCTTGCTGCTGGACCCGATTCAGCCTGCTTATCAGCAGAGATTCGCAAATCACGTACTATCAGCCACTTGGCACCTGTTTCAATGAGATGGTTTAAGTTTACGAGTTTTTCGAGATCTGTTTTGAACTTCATTTCAACCGTGTACACTTCTGTCTGGTAGGTCGCAGGTGCTAAAGCGAGTTGATTGACAAGCGTCTCTTGCTGTTCTTGAATCTTTTCAATGTATGTGACGAGGGCAGATTGAAGTTCGCCTCTGTCTAAGGGTGCCTCGATGTATGTTGCATCTAACACGTGCGTTAAAAAATTTAAAAGCGTGCTGTTTTTTCGCAATCGGGTTTCGACGGTGGCAGGCTTTGTCCCGATACCGAAGATACCTGACGTGCGAGGCGTTGTAACTTTCTGAATTTGTGCTGCAAGGAAACCTTGTCTGAAGTCTGTTGCGCCGCGTAACTGCTGCATCGTCATCGTTTTGATGAACGCCGCAAGTTTGGTGCGCAGCGAAAGCGGTATCGCGTCTGGAAGCGAGATGAATTGGATTTCTGCCTTTGGCTCTCGAAAACTCTCAGCGTGTGGCGATTGCGTTTTATTCTTTGACACGGACGGCTCTTTACCGACTGCTGACTGCTGGCTGCTGGCTTCCGTTTCATCGGTATCGGCACTTGAGAGCCATGCATCCATCAGAAAGTTGAAGGTATCTGCTTCTGTTTCCGCTTCAATAATTTCTGTAAGCTCTCTTTCTTCTGTCTCTATATGTTTGAAGTAGAGATAGCGGACGAGATTTTCCCGTGTTTGCAGTGTCAGTTTGTGTGTGTGTTTAGCAGTTACCGGTTTCGTCAGGAGTTGATAATTTTGTTGAATACCCGCCCGCCTAACGAGCGCATCAATGCGTGCGCGAATGACGGTTTCCGGCGATTCTGTGTCAAAGAGCGTGGCTGTGCCTTGCGTGCGCGGGTTGACTTGTGGATTTGCTGCCAGTGCTAACCCAGTCGCCTTGTAAATTTCAAATTCGACGGGTTTGAGAACTTCTGCAGCGTAAACTAAATCTTCAGTTTTTGACAACTGTTCTTGCTTCGCTTTGGTGCCTTGATTTGAAAATAAACGATAGAAGATAGGAGCCCCTTGTAAAATAACGACAATTAGAAACAGACACCCTAAAATGCCGAGTAAAATTTTGCTGCGAGGCGTTAATTCGAGATTCAATTCCATGTATCTGTCCTTTATAAATGCGTGCGTTTATCGGTACCAGCGAAATCTATTGTTTTATTTTTCTTTTTCATTTTTGGGCTTTTCAAGGGTTTCCAATGCAGGCGGGGCGATGTCGGGTTCAGCATCCATCGTTGTCTCACGGATGGGTAGTTCGGGCATCGGGTAGCGTTCTTTAGCGAATGCTCGGACAGCAGATGCTGTCAGATTCGCGCGTACCTGCACTTGGAAAATCTGTTTTCTGTTTTGGGTTGTTGCTGTAACTTCACCGGCTTGAACGTTGGTGAACACATCAGAACGATTGAGCGCACGCAAGAGAGCATTGATCGCATTATGCGAGGCACTCTCCAAATTGAACGTAATGCGTGCTGTCTCAGGCGTGTGAAGATTCGTAATATTGAAGTTCGTCCAAGCGACCTGTGCCCTATCCTTGAACATCGCGCTGAGGGCGTGTAGAATATCGAGTGGCGAGATGTGATGTGTTAGCATCTCCGTAATTGCCAATTCTCGTCCGAGTTGCGCCTTGGCTAATGCCATAGGTTGTGCATAGTGTGAGAGTTGTGTGTCGAGTGCTTGGTGTCGATGCTGCTGTGCACGTTGGAGTGTATATCCTCCAAAGAGCATGCCACCAATCACGAGAACGCCTAACCCAGCGGCAGCGAAGAGTTGACGTTGGCGTGTGGCTTGGGTCAGCGTTTCAACGGTTTCTTGCGGTAGCAGTGATACTTTTGTTGCAGGATTCACGGCATTAAGCGCGACCCCCAAGGGTACGGCGAACGTGTCGCCCCATTCGTCAAGGACGGTTTTCGCTTCTGCACTTACGAGGTTTGTGTCAATACCTCCGGACTGTTCGAGCGCGTGGAGCGGGTTCCAGAGTTGTGTTCTGATGTTGAGAGCAGTTTCACAAGCAGTCGTTAGTTCTCGAATGCGCGCCCCGCTGCCACACAGATAGAGTTCAGTTTCGGTTTCCGATGGCGTGAGGTCTCCAGCATTTTCCGCTATGTCAAGGTTGTTGGTGTTGTCGTATGTTTTGGCTGCAGCAATTGAGCGCTGCAGTTCTCCAACGAATTGCGTCATCCATCTGGATACAGGTGCTTCGCGGTTCGAGATTCGCGATTCGCGGTTCTCAGATAAATG encodes:
- a CDS encoding tetratricopeptide repeat protein, which gives rise to MSHYQFLIWMCILLITIGNSTIASEEAMSLFAQGITELNAGELDAALETFKQVTTLAPDFADAHYHLGLVYYQKAEFRKAIEAFTRTLELLPRDIDALIKLGLASHKTGDIDVADTRAKRAFYEQAVAAYQTALEIRPHNVEALNNLGLAYQELGRFDEAIAVYEEGLALSPDQPQLYANLATARDLQSGIYSLAAHRHYQVGVRAKRAGRMEAAIAAWKQAVAESPKYLKASLQLADFYFESGAYEQAIQTYLSAITLVSENQISQPAGTANIFYNLGNSYLRAQQLEAAISAYQQAVDMNPEMVSAWANMGTALLEMEWLDAAIVACQSALQAHTTALSLGKVSGVSAPELRRIEFIRKTAQDIKTGEYTMQAYRLWRQGLSAGNRGDAQTALKLWEQAVTLSPRYATAHENLAWGYFNLKQFDAAIQAGKTVQTLRPSPQVAQLITFASELKAGKYPLAAYQLWEQGRRAGAAGNLEAAVTLLLRAIEAGPEFAAAYNTLAWLYADKLGTNLAEAEKLARRALELDPDATHINDTLGWILYKQGRYAEALTVFKEALTHAPNNAEYLYHGSLAAVKNGQTSQALEYLTRAIALDERIRQRVETQSEFDAIRFTPAFRAIVR
- the pilM gene encoding pilus assembly protein PilM; protein product: MAKNRVVAIDIGTNTAKMVQLELSSTGVHLINANVVTYPDATEQHQVVEPVARLWAALGNTPTRRNLLSLFSRNTTEIALALPRFLVSTKRLANLPVATDDQLANIVAISAETELPFRIEEAIFTYHDVQRTAEAMSVELISTRRSTVTDYLDRLEQIGVTASAVIPSTIAIAEVAAKSGCTEPTFIVDIGAEQTDFCFMKNGVLRFSRSFRLGEKHLSENRESRISNREAPVSRWMTQFVGELQRSIAAAKTYDNTNNLDIAENAGDLTPSETETELYLCGSGARIRELTTACETALNIRTQLWNPLHALEQSGGIDTNLVSAEAKTVLDEWGDTFAVPLGVALNAVNPATKVSLLPQETVETLTQATRQRQLFAAAGLGVLVIGGMLFGGYTLQRAQQHRHQALDTQLSHYAQPMALAKAQLGRELAITEMLTHHISPLDILHALSAMFKDRAQVAWTNFNITNLHTPETARITFNLESASHNAINALLRALNRSDVFTNVQAGEVTATTQNRKQIFQVQVRANLTASAVRAFAKERYPMPELPIRETTMDAEPDIAPPALETLEKPKNEKEK